From the Astatotilapia calliptera chromosome 6, fAstCal1.2, whole genome shotgun sequence genome, one window contains:
- the LOC113023707 gene encoding coiled-coil domain-containing protein 151-like isoform X1 has translation MAVSGSISDQKLELQRKIKFLEGEKTLRYERTEATTRKQKEFIRQLRQENENLRKQLAETKAPDEHIIKVAFKNRDMEGKAFCNSTVKEVNEMLNEGVLFKRKCINAVKHTNEVYQRRLNQLKMEYQRLKSESSSSKVSSDARTRKKKDDAMKLRTLENDLEKTQFKCMEAKNIMVNYLKFKNHLHEESLTYKGQLDCLEAEILKQREEMNRLQIMNNDQQLSKEATKDELQKREELLYKDSKERACIIASYRKKVKECKAQAEKVDIRDQITLPEKLSGEAQHIITRMEEEDLKKISTFEEAFRRISEITGVTDTQEILECFNSQEETHQHLLKLKEENEKVLLQLKEAKELLSQQFEEMKYFRQAKHPSDQQALQESEQQLQTQQQKCDAAKEQLDWLLKTLHTAQAGVEHLANKLQHISLSEDTVPEVDPDSDHFVLELMAQCEKKLLSLHKELQGKDVAGIMKELEKNKLYIRSEEKLSAYITRAKPPVDQAHDPLHDKNETDEGKAKVITREALKLQSQLIIDSHSKRKTKMKMMKKKGKL, from the exons ATGGCGGTCAGTGGCAGCATATCTGATCAGAAACTGGAGCTTCAGCGTAAAATCAAATTTCTTG AGGGCGAAAAAACATTACGTTATGAGAGGACTGAGGCCACCACCAGGAAGCAAAAAGAGTTCATCCGTCAGCTGAGGCAGGAGAACGAGAATCTGCGTAAACAGCTGGCAGAAACTAAGGCT CCTGATGAACATATAATCAAAGTGGCCTTTAAAAACAGAGATATGGAGGGGAAGGCCTTCTGCAACAGCACAGTGAAG GAGGTAAATGAAATGCTAAATGAAGGAGTGCTGTTCAAGAGGAAGTGTATCAAtgctgtaaaacacacaaatgagGTCTACCAGCGTCGCCTCAATCAGTTGAAGATGGAGTACCAGAGGCTGAaatcagagagcagcagcagtaaaGTATCCTCTGATGCTCGCACTCGGAAAAAAAAGGACGATGCCATG aAACTGCGGACTCTGGAGAATGATCTGGAGAAAACCCAGTTTAAATGCATGGAAGCTAAGAACATCATGGTTAACTATCTGAAATTCAAAAATCACTTACAT GAGGAGAGTCTCACTTACAAGGGCCAGTTGGACTGTCTGGAAGCAGAAATCCTGAAGCAAAGAGAGGAGATGAATAGGCTGCAGATCATGAATAATGACCAACAGCTCTCCAAAGAAGCTACTAAG GATGAGTTGCAGAAGCGGGAGGAGCTGCTTTACAAGGACAGTAAGGAGAGGGCGTGTATAATAGCAAGTTACAGGAAAAAGGTTAAGGAATGCAAGGCCCAGGCTGAAAAAGTCGATATAAGG GATCAGATAACTCTGCCAGAAAAACTAAGCGGTGAGGCCCAGCACATCATCACCAGGATGGAAGAAGAAGATTTGAAAAAAATTTCTACTTTTGAGGAGGCCTTCAGGCGCATCAGCGAGATCACAGgtgtcacagacacacag gaGATACTGGAGTGCTTTAACTCTCAGGAGGAGACACACCAGCATCTGCTGAAACTGAAGGAAGAGAATGAGAAAGTCCTGCTGCAGCTGAAGGAAGCGAAGGAGCTTCTGAGCCAACAGTTTGAGGAGATGAAATATTTTAGACAGGCTAAACACCCCAG TGACCAGCAGGCCCTGCAGGAGTCTGAGCAGCAACtgcagactcagcagcagaagtGTGATGCAGCCAAAGAGCAACTGGATTGGCTCTTGAAGACTCTTCACACTGCCCAAGCTGGAGTTGAGCACCTGGCCAACAAACTTCAACACATCTCACTG AGTGAGGACACAGTTCCTGAAGTGGATCCAGATTCTGATCACTTTGTTCTGGAGCTGATGGCCCAGTGTGAGAAGAAATTATTGTCACTGCACAAAGAACTTCAGGGGAAGGATGTGGCTGGTATAATGAAggagctggaaaaaaacaag TTGTACATAAGAAGTGAAGAAAAACTGTCAGCATACATCACCAGAGCCAAACCACCTGTGGATCAAGCACATGACCCCCTCCATGACA AGAATGAGACTGACGAGGGCAAAGCTAAGGTCATCACGCGTGAAGCGCTGAAGCTTCAGTCTCAGCTAATCATTGACTCCCACTCCAAGAGAAAGACcaagatgaagatgatgaagaagaagggCAAGTTATAA
- the LOC113023707 gene encoding coiled-coil domain-containing protein 151-like isoform X2 codes for MAVSGSISDQKLELQRKIKFLEGEKTLRYERTEATTRKQKEFIRQLRQENENLRKQLAETKAEVNEMLNEGVLFKRKCINAVKHTNEVYQRRLNQLKMEYQRLKSESSSSKVSSDARTRKKKDDAMKLRTLENDLEKTQFKCMEAKNIMVNYLKFKNHLHEESLTYKGQLDCLEAEILKQREEMNRLQIMNNDQQLSKEATKDELQKREELLYKDSKERACIIASYRKKVKECKAQAEKVDIRDQITLPEKLSGEAQHIITRMEEEDLKKISTFEEAFRRISEITGVTDTQEILECFNSQEETHQHLLKLKEENEKVLLQLKEAKELLSQQFEEMKYFRQAKHPSDQQALQESEQQLQTQQQKCDAAKEQLDWLLKTLHTAQAGVEHLANKLQHISLSEDTVPEVDPDSDHFVLELMAQCEKKLLSLHKELQGKDVAGIMKELEKNKLYIRSEEKLSAYITRAKPPVDQAHDPLHDKNETDEGKAKVITREALKLQSQLIIDSHSKRKTKMKMMKKKGKL; via the exons ATGGCGGTCAGTGGCAGCATATCTGATCAGAAACTGGAGCTTCAGCGTAAAATCAAATTTCTTG AGGGCGAAAAAACATTACGTTATGAGAGGACTGAGGCCACCACCAGGAAGCAAAAAGAGTTCATCCGTCAGCTGAGGCAGGAGAACGAGAATCTGCGTAAACAGCTGGCAGAAACTAAGGCT GAGGTAAATGAAATGCTAAATGAAGGAGTGCTGTTCAAGAGGAAGTGTATCAAtgctgtaaaacacacaaatgagGTCTACCAGCGTCGCCTCAATCAGTTGAAGATGGAGTACCAGAGGCTGAaatcagagagcagcagcagtaaaGTATCCTCTGATGCTCGCACTCGGAAAAAAAAGGACGATGCCATG aAACTGCGGACTCTGGAGAATGATCTGGAGAAAACCCAGTTTAAATGCATGGAAGCTAAGAACATCATGGTTAACTATCTGAAATTCAAAAATCACTTACAT GAGGAGAGTCTCACTTACAAGGGCCAGTTGGACTGTCTGGAAGCAGAAATCCTGAAGCAAAGAGAGGAGATGAATAGGCTGCAGATCATGAATAATGACCAACAGCTCTCCAAAGAAGCTACTAAG GATGAGTTGCAGAAGCGGGAGGAGCTGCTTTACAAGGACAGTAAGGAGAGGGCGTGTATAATAGCAAGTTACAGGAAAAAGGTTAAGGAATGCAAGGCCCAGGCTGAAAAAGTCGATATAAGG GATCAGATAACTCTGCCAGAAAAACTAAGCGGTGAGGCCCAGCACATCATCACCAGGATGGAAGAAGAAGATTTGAAAAAAATTTCTACTTTTGAGGAGGCCTTCAGGCGCATCAGCGAGATCACAGgtgtcacagacacacag gaGATACTGGAGTGCTTTAACTCTCAGGAGGAGACACACCAGCATCTGCTGAAACTGAAGGAAGAGAATGAGAAAGTCCTGCTGCAGCTGAAGGAAGCGAAGGAGCTTCTGAGCCAACAGTTTGAGGAGATGAAATATTTTAGACAGGCTAAACACCCCAG TGACCAGCAGGCCCTGCAGGAGTCTGAGCAGCAACtgcagactcagcagcagaagtGTGATGCAGCCAAAGAGCAACTGGATTGGCTCTTGAAGACTCTTCACACTGCCCAAGCTGGAGTTGAGCACCTGGCCAACAAACTTCAACACATCTCACTG AGTGAGGACACAGTTCCTGAAGTGGATCCAGATTCTGATCACTTTGTTCTGGAGCTGATGGCCCAGTGTGAGAAGAAATTATTGTCACTGCACAAAGAACTTCAGGGGAAGGATGTGGCTGGTATAATGAAggagctggaaaaaaacaag TTGTACATAAGAAGTGAAGAAAAACTGTCAGCATACATCACCAGAGCCAAACCACCTGTGGATCAAGCACATGACCCCCTCCATGACA AGAATGAGACTGACGAGGGCAAAGCTAAGGTCATCACGCGTGAAGCGCTGAAGCTTCAGTCTCAGCTAATCATTGACTCCCACTCCAAGAGAAAGACcaagatgaagatgatgaagaagaagggCAAGTTATAA
- the LOC113023707 gene encoding coiled-coil domain-containing protein 151-like isoform X3, whose amino-acid sequence MEGKAFCNSTVKEVNEMLNEGVLFKRKCINAVKHTNEVYQRRLNQLKMEYQRLKSESSSSKVSSDARTRKKKDDAMKLRTLENDLEKTQFKCMEAKNIMVNYLKFKNHLHEESLTYKGQLDCLEAEILKQREEMNRLQIMNNDQQLSKEATKDELQKREELLYKDSKERACIIASYRKKVKECKAQAEKVDIRDQITLPEKLSGEAQHIITRMEEEDLKKISTFEEAFRRISEITGVTDTQEILECFNSQEETHQHLLKLKEENEKVLLQLKEAKELLSQQFEEMKYFRQAKHPSDQQALQESEQQLQTQQQKCDAAKEQLDWLLKTLHTAQAGVEHLANKLQHISLSEDTVPEVDPDSDHFVLELMAQCEKKLLSLHKELQGKDVAGIMKELEKNKLYIRSEEKLSAYITRAKPPVDQAHDPLHDKNETDEGKAKVITREALKLQSQLIIDSHSKRKTKMKMMKKKGKL is encoded by the exons ATGGAGGGGAAGGCCTTCTGCAACAGCACAGTGAAG GAGGTAAATGAAATGCTAAATGAAGGAGTGCTGTTCAAGAGGAAGTGTATCAAtgctgtaaaacacacaaatgagGTCTACCAGCGTCGCCTCAATCAGTTGAAGATGGAGTACCAGAGGCTGAaatcagagagcagcagcagtaaaGTATCCTCTGATGCTCGCACTCGGAAAAAAAAGGACGATGCCATG aAACTGCGGACTCTGGAGAATGATCTGGAGAAAACCCAGTTTAAATGCATGGAAGCTAAGAACATCATGGTTAACTATCTGAAATTCAAAAATCACTTACAT GAGGAGAGTCTCACTTACAAGGGCCAGTTGGACTGTCTGGAAGCAGAAATCCTGAAGCAAAGAGAGGAGATGAATAGGCTGCAGATCATGAATAATGACCAACAGCTCTCCAAAGAAGCTACTAAG GATGAGTTGCAGAAGCGGGAGGAGCTGCTTTACAAGGACAGTAAGGAGAGGGCGTGTATAATAGCAAGTTACAGGAAAAAGGTTAAGGAATGCAAGGCCCAGGCTGAAAAAGTCGATATAAGG GATCAGATAACTCTGCCAGAAAAACTAAGCGGTGAGGCCCAGCACATCATCACCAGGATGGAAGAAGAAGATTTGAAAAAAATTTCTACTTTTGAGGAGGCCTTCAGGCGCATCAGCGAGATCACAGgtgtcacagacacacag gaGATACTGGAGTGCTTTAACTCTCAGGAGGAGACACACCAGCATCTGCTGAAACTGAAGGAAGAGAATGAGAAAGTCCTGCTGCAGCTGAAGGAAGCGAAGGAGCTTCTGAGCCAACAGTTTGAGGAGATGAAATATTTTAGACAGGCTAAACACCCCAG TGACCAGCAGGCCCTGCAGGAGTCTGAGCAGCAACtgcagactcagcagcagaagtGTGATGCAGCCAAAGAGCAACTGGATTGGCTCTTGAAGACTCTTCACACTGCCCAAGCTGGAGTTGAGCACCTGGCCAACAAACTTCAACACATCTCACTG AGTGAGGACACAGTTCCTGAAGTGGATCCAGATTCTGATCACTTTGTTCTGGAGCTGATGGCCCAGTGTGAGAAGAAATTATTGTCACTGCACAAAGAACTTCAGGGGAAGGATGTGGCTGGTATAATGAAggagctggaaaaaaacaag TTGTACATAAGAAGTGAAGAAAAACTGTCAGCATACATCACCAGAGCCAAACCACCTGTGGATCAAGCACATGACCCCCTCCATGACA AGAATGAGACTGACGAGGGCAAAGCTAAGGTCATCACGCGTGAAGCGCTGAAGCTTCAGTCTCAGCTAATCATTGACTCCCACTCCAAGAGAAAGACcaagatgaagatgatgaagaagaagggCAAGTTATAA